The Dermacentor albipictus isolate Rhodes 1998 colony chromosome 2, USDA_Dalb.pri_finalv2, whole genome shotgun sequence genome has a segment encoding these proteins:
- the rogdi gene encoding protein rogdi isoform X2 yields the protein MAEADVEEIEALECSKRFPHSFSDQENLVKTDKLILNSTSSTAAPEQIKVLATMSGDSISHADIALRIPKHPGTTLRTIVQNDCQWKLQQVQDAGNNLMTALQLLTPPPPKTKFQFKSAEEVTQLMTTVMGCLQRGRASLIIPKKRTIDEILGSRNMKSLQPPLPQDLGASFYVQSHKLIFAVYYVHKDSHGQTKFDVFQAETSVPWLSEVLVLFTIALQLCQQLKDKVAVFYQYREFHIP from the exons ATGGCGGAAGCAGACGTCGAGGAGATTGAAGCGCTA GAGTGCTCCAAGCGTTTCCCACACTCATTCTCCGACCAAGAAAACCTAGTCAAGACTGACAAGTTGATCCTGAACAGCACAAG CTCCACAGCTGCCCCTGAGCAAATTAAAGTCCTGGCAACAATGTCAGGGGATAGCATCAGCCACGCA GACATTGCACTGCGCATTCCTAAGCATCCCGGCACCACCTTGAGGACAATAGTGCAGAATGACTGCCAATGGAAGCTGCAGCAG GTGCAAGACGCGGGCAACAACCTAATGACTGCTTTGCAACTGCTCACGCCGCCGCCACCGAAAACCAAGTTTCAGTTCAAGTCTGCGGAAGAAGTAACCCAG CTTATGACCACCGTAATGGGTTGTCTGCAGAGGGGTAGGGCGAGCCTCATAATTCCAAAGAAACGCACCATCGACGAGATTCTTGGAAGCCGGAACATG AAATCCTTGCAACCACCACTGCCTCAAGATCTGGGCGCCAGCTTCTATGTGCAGTCCCACAAGCTCATCTTTGCTGTGTATTACGTCCATAAGGACTCGCACGGCCAGACGAAGTTTGATGTCTTTCAG GCAGAGACGTCTGTGCCTTGGCTGAGTGAAGTCCTTGTACTGTTCACCATAGCCCTGCAGCTCTGCCAGCAGCTTAAGGACAAG GTCGCCGTGTTCTACCAGTACAGGGAGTTCCACATCCCGTAA
- the rogdi gene encoding protein rogdi isoform X1: MAEADVEEIEALKSEFEWILQEEVNIVLQQLQDIMLECSKRFPHSFSDQENLVKTDKLILNSTSSTAAPEQIKVLATMSGDSISHADIALRIPKHPGTTLRTIVQNDCQWKLQQVQDAGNNLMTALQLLTPPPPKTKFQFKSAEEVTQLMTTVMGCLQRGRASLIIPKKRTIDEILGSRNMKSLQPPLPQDLGASFYVQSHKLIFAVYYVHKDSHGQTKFDVFQAETSVPWLSEVLVLFTIALQLCQQLKDKVAVFYQYREFHIP; this comes from the exons ATGGCGGAAGCAGACGTCGAGGAGATTGAAGCGCTA AAATCAGAATTCGAATGGATTTTGCAAGAAGAAGTAAACATTGTGTTGCAGCAGCTGCAAGACATCATGCTG GAGTGCTCCAAGCGTTTCCCACACTCATTCTCCGACCAAGAAAACCTAGTCAAGACTGACAAGTTGATCCTGAACAGCACAAG CTCCACAGCTGCCCCTGAGCAAATTAAAGTCCTGGCAACAATGTCAGGGGATAGCATCAGCCACGCA GACATTGCACTGCGCATTCCTAAGCATCCCGGCACCACCTTGAGGACAATAGTGCAGAATGACTGCCAATGGAAGCTGCAGCAG GTGCAAGACGCGGGCAACAACCTAATGACTGCTTTGCAACTGCTCACGCCGCCGCCACCGAAAACCAAGTTTCAGTTCAAGTCTGCGGAAGAAGTAACCCAG CTTATGACCACCGTAATGGGTTGTCTGCAGAGGGGTAGGGCGAGCCTCATAATTCCAAAGAAACGCACCATCGACGAGATTCTTGGAAGCCGGAACATG AAATCCTTGCAACCACCACTGCCTCAAGATCTGGGCGCCAGCTTCTATGTGCAGTCCCACAAGCTCATCTTTGCTGTGTATTACGTCCATAAGGACTCGCACGGCCAGACGAAGTTTGATGTCTTTCAG GCAGAGACGTCTGTGCCTTGGCTGAGTGAAGTCCTTGTACTGTTCACCATAGCCCTGCAGCTCTGCCAGCAGCTTAAGGACAAG GTCGCCGTGTTCTACCAGTACAGGGAGTTCCACATCCCGTAA